From Triticum aestivum cultivar Chinese Spring chromosome 7B, IWGSC CS RefSeq v2.1, whole genome shotgun sequence:
GCCCGCAATTGTCTCAAACAGCCCGCAATTGTCTCAAAAAAGTAAAATCACACAGCCCGCACGCCTGGGGAAACTTGCCCAAATGGGCTCTGGGCTCTGGCCGTGCCAACCGCGGCCACCGTCTGCCACTGCCCCCCTCCCCCACCTCCGGCCGCGGCGACGCGAGACCGCCTCCCCTTCCGCCGCGGGGCGCAACCATCGGAAGCGTTGAGCTGGCGGCGAGGCGCTGCGGTGGCGCGACGACTGAGGGTCGCTACGGGGTAACCACTTGATGCCCTAGGAATTTGATTTGGTTGTTGCTGGCGCTGCTGTCTTTTCTTCTTTCGGTGCCCGTCCATTAGCAAACCCGCCTCATGCCGTAGATGCGATTGTTCATGGCGCTCGAAGAAATCGTTGTTAGTCTGCGACAATGTGTTGTCCGTGACCTGTGGGTTGCACTCCTTTCGCTCTGGAATCTGGATCAATGCCGCTTCCACAGTTCGATTCCCCGACCTCATATTGGCACAGTACTGAAACTAGCTCTCCGATGGCAGCAGTTAGGACTTGGTAAATCCATATGCGCGTGATTGTGGTCTCAGAGATAAATTCAATGCCATAGGAACAACTAGTCAACTTGGTGCTGTAATGTTGGACTTCCACGTTGTGTTGTGCGCCTTTCTCAGAGAAATTGAGATTATTCTGCTAGCATATCAACATGTTCCCACTGTGTTTTGCAGGATTGTTCTCGGAAGTGCACTGAGCAGCTCAAATAAATGAAGATGGATTCAACAACAGCTCTGAACCGACTTTCTCTTTTCTCAAACAGCACCCGGGGGCGCATGTCAACCCGCTTTCCGTAATCGTGGAACGGGGTCTGGAGCTGAAATGTTTCCACGTACAAAAAAGGCAAAACTGAATATATGGGCTCATAACTCCGAGCCTTTTTTTCTACTCAGCTTACACACATAACTGTACAATTTGTTATAAAACAATCCTTTTACCCAGTTTACACCTAGTCTAGCAAAGCACGAGAATACCATTTTCCGTAATTGGGGAACCGAGTTTGGAGCTGAAATTTTTCCACACACAAAAAAGAGACAAAATTGAATATATGGGCTCACAACTACAAGCCTTTTTTTCTGTACAGAGATGTACTCTACACACACGACTGTACAATCTGTTAGAAAACAATCGTTCTACTCAGTTTACACCTATTCTAGCAAAGCACAAGATTACCACCTGTATCTGCTCTACTTTTAACTACATTTCCACCTGCAGGTTCACATCTGCATTTTCCAGGCAGGATACTACCTCTTGGATGCTTGGCCTCTGGCAAGGATTATGGTTTATACACTTGCAAGCAATTTCAAGCACCTTCAGCATTTGCTCTTCATGCCCTTGTTCTCTCAGCGCTGGATCCAAGACTTCAGTATGCTTTCCCTGGGACGTCATCTCCCGTACCCACTGGACAAGTTCCTTCGACTTGGACAGGACCTCGACGGGCCTTTTCCCTGTGAGCAGCTCAAGCAACACCACTCCAAAACTGTATATGTCTCCCCTCAGTGTGGCCACCCATGCGTGCCCATACTCGGGAGGAATATAACCCAGAGTGCCGACCAGTTCAGTTGTGACGTGTGTGTCATAGGGACGGATCAATCTGGCAAGCCCGAAATCTGCAACATAAGCTTTGAAATCTCTGTCAAGAAGGATGTTGCTGGACTTGATATCACGATGTACAATGTGTGGCTTGCAGATATTGTGGATGTAGGAAAGGCCCCGGCTTGCTCCTTGTGCAATCTCTAGCCTTGTTGGCCAGTCAAGCAATGTGTTGCCATTGTCCCTGTTGTGAAGCCAATCATCCAGGCTGCCATTCTCCATGTAAGAATATATGAGGAGCCTTGAGTTTCCCTGGATGTAGTAACCCCATAGAGGCACGAGATTGTCATGTTTCGCCACGGTGAGTGCGTCAACCTCTGCAGTGAATTCTCTTTCCATCAGGCACATTTCGCCGTTGAGCTTCTTGATGGCAAGCTTGGGTCCATTCGGCAGCTCTGCCTTGTAAACTAGACCATTACCTCCACATCCGATGATGTTCTGCTGGTCGAAGTTGTTTGTGGCCTTTAAGATATCATGGAAGGTGATTTTGCCTGATTCTCCCTTGCCTTGAGGTACCATCACCAAAATGCTTCCTTTCATTACATTGCACAAGTTATCTGACGCAGAGGTGAATGAACttacctctatgtcgccattgcTGCTACCCTTGTTTTGGTGGACAGAGTTTGTTCTTCTGAGGGCCATAAGCAGACGTCCCAGCAAGAACAGAATGGCAAGCCCTCCAAAGAACACACCTAATCCAACAGCAGTAATGTTCTTCTTGTTCCAACGTCTCGGGGACGCTGAAGATGGTCTTGAGTTGCAGCCGTTGTTGATCATAGGGCCACATAACTTTGGATTCCCACTGTAGCTAGAATTTGAAAAAGAATCAAACTGTCCTCCACTTGGAACTTCCCCTTCTAGCTTGTTGTTAGAAACATCAAATTTGGAAAGGAAATGCAGACCATTCAGGGCAGATGGTATTGCACCTGTGAGCTGGTTGTTTGACAAGTCGAGCGTTTGCAGGTTTGTGAGGTTGCAGATTTCTTGTGGTATTTCACCAGTTAAGCTGTTGGAGCTTAAATTAAGAATGTCAAGCATTTTTAGTTGACCAATCTCAGGGGGAATTACACCAGTGAAATTATTGTTGTCCAGACACAATTTGTTGGGAAAAGCACTGACCATCCGGTACTGACGTAATGGTGTCCAAAATACAGGCAACTCAAGGAACTTTGGGTCCAACTTAGCAGCATTTTTCGCTGATAGTAACATCGGCATCTTTGTCAGTGCAGCTGGTATATTCCCTGTAAGTTTGTTGCTTGATATATCTAGAAAGAACAGGAAGCCCAGCCCATCAATCCAGGATGGTATCGGTCCAGTGAGTTGATTCAATGATAGGTCTAGCATCTCCAATTTTTCAAGCTTTGATATCCAGAGCGGGATTTGGCCAACCAATGGGCAATCATCTATGGTGAGTACCTGAAGCTTCTCAAAACCATCAATTCTTTCATCCTGTGGTATGGTTTCACCCTTGAAGTTGGTTCCAATAAGCAGGGAGGTGAGGTTCTTGCATCTCTTGAGCATCTGAAGTGCACTTGTGATATTTGTAAAAGAGTTGCCAGTAATTGAAAAGAAAGAGAGGGACCTGAGATTTCCAATGCTTGGTGAGAACTGGCCTTGAAATTGATTGAAAGCCAGCCGTAACGCAACTAGGTTGGTGCATGAGTAGATACTTTCAGGAATTGTACCAGTGAAGTTGTTCAATGAAAAATCAGCTGTCCTCAGATCCAACATGGTGAAGTTGACTTTGCTAAGTTCCCCCGTAAAACTGTTGTTTCTGACGGTAATGTATC
This genomic window contains:
- the LOC123159763 gene encoding tyrosine-sulfated glycopeptide receptor 1 — its product is MQPLSSSSRSSSSRYTTKSSLPFVGLVAALLFSFASPTSSCTEQERGALLGFLGGLVPGGSGSLNVSWVNGTDCCQWDGVLCSGDGTVTDVSLASRGLRGGVSPNLGDLPGLLRLNLSHNSLEGGLPTELVFSRSIIVLDVSFNRLDGRLQELRSSDTGLPLQVLNISSNLFTGQFPSVTWEAMKNLVALNASNNTFTGQIPSSICTNAPLFDMLDLCFNQLSGNIPPGLGSCSMLKVLKVGHNSLSGALPPELFNATSLEQLSLPNNFLQGVIDGSHIAKLSNLSVLNLGSTGISGKIPDSVGQLTRLEQLYLDNNKMSGELPPALGNCSNLRYITVRNNSFTGELSKVNFTMLDLRTADFSLNNFTGTIPESIYSCTNLVALRLAFNQFQGQFSPSIGNLRSLSFFSITGNSFTNITSALQMLKRCKNLTSLLIGTNFKGETIPQDERIDGFEKLQVLTIDDCPLVGQIPLWISKLEKLEMLDLSLNQLTGPIPSWIDGLGFLFFLDISSNKLTGNIPAALTKMPMLLSAKNAAKLDPKFLELPVFWTPLRQYRMVSAFPNKLCLDNNNFTGVIPPEIGQLKMLDILNLSSNSLTGEIPQEICNLTNLQTLDLSNNQLTGAIPSALNGLHFLSKFDVSNNKLEGEVPSGGQFDSFSNSSYSGNPKLCGPMINNGCNSRPSSASPRRWNKKNITAVGLGVFFGGLAILFLLGRLLMALRRTNSVHQNKGSSNGDIEVSSFTSASDNLCNVMKGSILVMVPQGKGESGKITFHDILKATNNFDQQNIIGCGGNGLVYKAELPNGPKLAIKKLNGEMCLMEREFTAEVDALTVAKHDNLVPLWGYYIQGNSRLLIYSYMENGSLDDWLHNRDNGNTLLDWPTRLEIAQGASRGLSYIHNICKPHIVHRDIKSSNILLDRDFKAYVADFGLARLIRPYDTHVTTELVGTLGYIPPEYGHAWVATLRGDIYSFGVVLLELLTGKRPVEVLSKSKELVQWVREMTSQGKHTEVLDPALREQGHEEQMLKVLEIACKCINHNPCQRPSIQEVVSCLENADVNLQVEM